In Flavobacterium endoglycinae, one DNA window encodes the following:
- a CDS encoding bifunctional folylpolyglutamate synthase/dihydrofolate synthase, which yields MNYQETTNWMFNQLPMYQLQGASAYKEDLTNIRILADHLNNPQNELKCIHVAGTNGKGSTSHMLSSVLQEAGYKVGLYTSPHLKDFRERIKINGKEISEEFVIEFIAKHKSFFESNDMSFFEMSVGLAFDYFAAEKVDIAIIEVGLGGRLDATNIITPLVSVITNIGLDHTQFLGNTLEAIAGEKAGIIKPNVPVVIGEYTDETKPVFLAKAEENNAPISFASDLIDQIYLSDLIGDYQFHNKKTVQQTISILNNQTNFKVSVEQLKEGLLNVVKNTGLQGRWQQLGENPKIICDTAHNKHGLTVVMNQLKNENFEKLHIVLGVVNDKDLDSILPLFLKEAQYYFCSPNSSRGLPAETLKNAAEKFNLLGEKYDSVESAFAEAKKNASENDFIYVGGSTFVVAELPLD from the coding sequence ATGAACTATCAAGAGACTACCAATTGGATGTTTAATCAGCTCCCAATGTACCAGTTGCAGGGTGCTTCTGCCTATAAAGAAGATTTAACCAATATCAGAATATTGGCGGATCATCTTAACAATCCGCAAAATGAACTCAAATGCATTCACGTTGCCGGAACAAACGGAAAAGGATCTACTTCGCATATGTTGTCTTCGGTTCTTCAGGAAGCGGGTTATAAAGTGGGATTGTATACTTCTCCGCATTTAAAAGATTTTAGAGAAAGAATTAAAATCAACGGTAAAGAAATCTCGGAAGAGTTTGTAATTGAATTCATCGCGAAACACAAATCGTTTTTTGAATCGAATGATATGAGTTTCTTCGAAATGTCGGTTGGATTGGCATTTGATTATTTTGCTGCCGAAAAAGTAGACATCGCTATTATAGAAGTTGGTCTTGGCGGAAGATTAGACGCGACAAATATTATAACACCTTTAGTGTCGGTAATTACGAATATTGGTTTAGATCATACTCAGTTTTTAGGAAATACTCTGGAAGCAATTGCAGGTGAAAAAGCAGGAATCATCAAACCAAATGTTCCTGTTGTTATTGGCGAATATACTGACGAAACAAAACCTGTGTTTTTGGCTAAAGCCGAAGAAAACAATGCTCCTATTTCTTTTGCATCGGACCTAATTGATCAAATTTATTTATCGGATTTAATTGGAGATTATCAGTTTCACAATAAAAAAACGGTGCAGCAGACGATTTCAATTCTGAATAATCAAACCAATTTTAAAGTTTCGGTCGAACAATTAAAAGAAGGTTTATTGAATGTTGTAAAAAATACTGGTTTGCAAGGCAGATGGCAGCAATTGGGAGAAAACCCAAAAATTATTTGCGACACGGCTCACAATAAACATGGATTAACAGTCGTGATGAATCAGTTGAAGAATGAAAATTTTGAGAAACTTCATATTGTCTTAGGCGTTGTGAATGATAAAGATTTAGATTCTATCCTGCCTTTATTCCTTAAAGAAGCACAATATTATTTCTGCAGTCCGAATTCTTCGAGAGGTTTACCTGCCGAAACTTTAAAAAACGCAGCTGAAAAATTCAACTTATTAGGTGAAAAATACGATTCGGTTGAAAGCGCTTTCGCGGAAGCGAAAAAAAATGCGTCAGAAAATGATTTTATTTATGTTGGCGGAAGCACTTTTGTAGTTGCCGAACTGCCTTTGGATTAA
- a CDS encoding MotA/TolQ/ExbB proton channel family protein gives MFSFIQLQTDTIANASNAVVEKIAPETEISMFGFIMKGGVFLIPIAILLFYTIYVIFERYMYINRASKIDSRLMQDVSEKLHSGNIELARTIVERNDTAAANILKEGVLVIGRPIAEIESNMDRAADIEIGEMEKHLGHLGLIAGIAPTLGFIGTISGVIKIFYSISVTENISIGNISGGLYEKMISSGSGLIVGIIAYSAYHLLNAKIDNFALKIQKQILEFVNIIQRA, from the coding sequence ATGTTTAGTTTTATTCAGTTACAAACAGATACAATCGCAAATGCTTCAAATGCCGTAGTCGAGAAGATTGCACCAGAAACAGAGATTTCGATGTTTGGGTTTATTATGAAAGGGGGAGTTTTCTTAATTCCAATCGCGATTTTATTGTTTTATACTATTTATGTGATTTTTGAACGTTATATGTACATTAACCGCGCCTCAAAAATCGACAGCAGATTAATGCAGGATGTTAGTGAAAAATTACACTCTGGGAATATTGAATTAGCTAGAACAATTGTAGAAAGAAACGATACAGCTGCTGCCAATATTTTAAAAGAAGGAGTTCTCGTAATTGGAAGGCCAATTGCTGAAATTGAATCAAACATGGATCGTGCTGCCGATATCGAAATTGGAGAAATGGAAAAGCATTTAGGTCATCTTGGACTTATTGCTGGTATTGCGCCAACGTTAGGTTTCATTGGAACAATTTCTGGGGTTATTAAAATTTTCTATAGCATTTCGGTTACCGAAAATATTAGCATCGGAAATATTTCTGGAGGTTTGTACGAAAAAATGATTAGTTCAGGTTCTGGATTAATTGTAGGGATTATTGCCTATAGTGCTTACCACCTATTGAATGCAAAGATTGATAATTTTGCTTTGAAAATCCAAAAACAGATTTTAGAATTTGTCAATATAATTCAAAGAGCATAA
- a CDS encoding ExbD/TolR family protein yields the protein MSIKRKRRFHAEVATSSLSDIMFFLLLFFLIISTLANPNVIKMTLPKAKANEKTNKQLISLSVTEDKKFYIDKEQVDFENLETSLMSKIGTDKEQTVVVRIPFNLQVQDLVDVLQIGVKNNLKFVIATSPK from the coding sequence ATGTCTATTAAAAGAAAAAGAAGATTTCACGCCGAAGTTGCGACTTCATCTTTGAGTGATATTATGTTTTTCCTGCTGTTGTTTTTCTTAATTATTTCAACACTGGCGAATCCGAATGTTATCAAAATGACTTTGCCAAAAGCTAAAGCGAATGAAAAAACCAATAAACAACTGATTAGTTTGTCGGTTACAGAAGATAAAAAGTTCTACATTGACAAAGAACAAGTTGATTTTGAAAACCTGGAAACAAGTTTAATGTCAAAAATAGGAACAGATAAAGAACAAACTGTTGTCGTTCGGATTCCGTTTAATCTGCAAGTTCAAGACTTAGTCGATGTTTTGCAAATAGGAGTGAAGAACAACTTAAAATTTGTAATTGCCACAAGTCCGAAGTAA